In Papaver somniferum cultivar HN1 unplaced genomic scaffold, ASM357369v1 unplaced-scaffold_80, whole genome shotgun sequence, the following proteins share a genomic window:
- the LOC113344976 gene encoding late embryogenesis abundant protein Lea14-A-like produces MAQMLNKAKDFVAEKIAHVKKPEADLKDVDLKHVSRDSANFVSKLAIHNPYDHSLPICEVSYTLKSANRVIASGTMPDPGSLNAKQETMLELPMKVPYDVLVSLARDVGSDWDIDYELHVGLTIDLPVVGNFTLPLTKKGELRLPTLSSLF; encoded by the exons ATGGCTCAGATGTTGAACAAGGCTAAAGATTTTGTAGCAGAAAAGATAGCACATGTGAAGAAACCAGAAGCCGATTTGAAAGATGTAGACCTGAAACACGTTAGTCGGGACTCAGCCAATTTTGTCAGCAAGCTCGCCATCCACAACCCATACGATCATTCTCTTCCAATCTGTGAAGtttcttacactcttaaaagtGCTAACAG GGTAATTGCGTCTGGTACGATGCCAGATCCAGGATCGCTAAATGCGAAACAAGAGACGATGCTGGAGCTACCAATGAAAGTGCCATATGATGTGTTGGTGAGTTTGGCAAGGGATGTTGGGTCCGACTGGGACATAGATTATGAGCTTCATGTTGGTCTAACTATTGATCTCCCTGTCGTTGGAAATTTCACTCTTCCTCTCACCAAAAAAGGGGAGCTTAGGCTTCCAACACTCTCTTCTCTTTTCTGA